A genomic segment from Limosilactobacillus sp. encodes:
- a CDS encoding YqgQ family protein — protein sequence MHESTRIPQEYRTLYDVQQLLKAFDVFVYVGKRLYDIELMAIELDNLYQSGVIEKDIYMKAKLVLRREHREEQKREETGRLY from the coding sequence GCATGAAAGTACACGAATTCCACAGGAGTATCGGACGCTATACGATGTTCAGCAGCTGCTGAAGGCCTTTGACGTCTTTGTTTACGTTGGCAAACGACTCTATGACATTGAGCTGATGGCTATCGAGCTTGACAACCTCTACCAGTCAGGGGTGATTGAGAAAGACATCTACATGAAGGCCAAACTGGTGCTGCGGCGTGAACACCGTGAAGAACAAAAGAGAGAGGAAACGGGACGGCTCTACTAG